From the Penaeus chinensis breed Huanghai No. 1 chromosome 28, ASM1920278v2, whole genome shotgun sequence genome, one window contains:
- the LOC125040141 gene encoding ubiquitin-conjugating enzyme E2 J1-like, which produces MEASYNSRCPAVKRLFREAKELHEATEEYYAQPLEDNLFEWHFTVRGPPDTEFDGGIYHGRIIMPADYPMKPPNIIFLTPNGRFETNKKICLSISGHHPETWQPSWSIRTALLAIIGFMPTPANGTIGSLDYTAKERAKLAKKSQEYECPDCGCINSLLKERTGDNKDLQQEAREVMSQCAVTIKADTKNGNDQASGTADSSNTTNKTEEADAERSSSADGEDATIAAETQGSTNQESKASAPQATSQTTLPGNHSVNRNQGATAVDPAPEMLMEGVAPHNAQTNPVSSAPVSSPGFIYNMVLSAAIVLFIGLVMRRIFLLEGDTSEELDDLLL; this is translated from the exons CTGTGAAGCGATTGTTTCGTGAAGCAAAAGAACTGCACGAGGCAACAGAAGAATATTATGCTCAGCCTCTTGAGGACAACCTTTTTGAGTGGCACTTCACTGTTCGTGGACCTCCAGACACAGAGTTTGATGGAGGGATATACCATGGTCGTATTATCATGCCAGCAGATTATCCCATGAAGCCACCAAATATTATATTCCTAACG CCAAATGGAAGATTTGAAACAAATAAGAAGATATGTCTGAGTATCTCAGGACATCATCCAGAGACATGGCAGCCCTCATGGAGCATTAGGACGGCACTTTTGGCTATTATAGGCTTCATGCCCACTCCTGCCAATGGCACCATTGGTTCACTGGACTATACAGCTAAAGAACGTGCAAAGCTTGCTAAAAA ATCACAGGAATATGAGTGTCCAGATTGTGGTTGCATCAATTCTCTGCtgaaggagaggacaggagacaATAAAGATTTACAACAAGAAGCTCGAGAAGTCATGAGCCAGTGTGCAGTTACAATCAAG gCTGAtacaaaaaatggtaatgatcaaGCCTCAGGAACTGCTGATTCCTCGAACACCACAAATAAAACAGAGGAAGCAGATGCAGAACGTAGTTCCTCAGCAGATGGAGAAGACGCGACAATTGCTGCTGAAACCCAAGGGAGTACCAACCAAGAATCAAAGGCATCAGCACCACAAGCTACCAGTCAGACAACTCTTCCCGGCAATCACTCGGTAAACAGGAATCAGGGTGCCACAGCTGTTGATCCAGCACCAGAAATGCTTATGGAAGGTGTTGCACCCCATAATGCTCAGACAAATCCTGTGTCCTCTGCTCCAGTTTCCAGCCCAGGTTTTATCTATAATATGGTCTTGTCAGCTGCGATAGTCTTATTCATTGGTCTTGTAATGCGTAGAATATTCCTTTTGGAAGGAGATACATCAGAGGAGCTGGATGATTTGCTACTTTGA